AGGTCTCGGTGGCCAGCGGCAGCTTTTTCCGTGCGGCCCGCAGCTTCGAATTCCCCGAACCCAGCCTGTACCGCTGAGACCATGCCTACGGCCAGCGCGCCCGCGCTCCGGCCCCCGTGTCACCGGTGCATCAAGGGTAATCGCGCTGCGAGAAGATGAAGATCGAGAGGGTGAGCAGCACGGCGCTGCCGGCGACGAGCCAGAGCAGGGCGGACGGCACCGACGGCGCCGCCAGTGCGCCGAGCGCGCCGAGGGGTAGGCCGGCATCGGGCACGAGCGCCACCAGGTGATAGCGGACGGTGAAGCTGCGAATGAGGCCCGGCAGGTAAGGGATCGCCGATTCCCAGCCGAAGGCCAGGAACAAGCCGACGAGGCCGGGCCGGCGCGAGGTGAGGCCGACGAGGGTGAAGATGGCGCCATAGGCCAGGCTGCCGAGCCAGAGCGAGACGAGGTAGGAGGGCAGCTGTCGCAGGCTCGGCCCAGCCTCGGCAAAGCCATCGGCGCCGAGGAGGAGCAGCGCAGCGAGCAGGAAGGAAACGCCGAGGAGAACGCTGGCGACGAGCCAGGCCCCCAGGCATTTGCCGAGAAGGAGCGAAGCGCGCGAGAGAGGCCGGACGAGGAGATAGGCCAACGTTCCCGCCTCCACCTCACGCGCCACCAGGCTGGCACCGAGCAGCAGCGGCAGCACGACCAGGAGCACACGCAGATAGGCGACGACGAAGAAGAGCGGCAGGATGTCCACGCCCCGCGGCAGGATCGGCTGCAGCCACTCGAGGTTCACGGTCTTGAGCAGAGCAATCAAGAGGGCGAGGAGCACGGGCAACGCCGCGAGGAGCGCGGTGCCGCGCAGGCGCCGGCGACGCCAGAAGAGTCGCCACTCGAAGCCGGTGGCGGCGCGGAGATCGATCCAGCGCGGCCGTATGCCGCCGAACCCTGCTGCGAGCGCTGCCATCACACCTTCCCCTTCAGCGCACCAGGTACTCGAAGACCGAGTGCAGGTCGTCGTCGAGGGGCTGCACTTCTTCGATGCCGAGGCCGTCCTCGAGCCCGAGCTGAGTCAGGCGGGCGAAGAACAGATCGGCG
The Candidatus Krumholzibacteriia bacterium DNA segment above includes these coding regions:
- a CDS encoding ABC transporter permease subunit, translated to MAALAAGFGGIRPRWIDLRAATGFEWRLFWRRRRLRGTALLAALPVLLALLIALLKTVNLEWLQPILPRGVDILPLFFVVAYLRVLLVVLPLLLGASLVAREVEAGTLAYLLVRPLSRASLLLGKCLGAWLVASVLLGVSFLLAALLLLGADGFAEAGPSLRQLPSYLVSLWLGSLAYGAIFTLVGLTSRRPGLVGLFLAFGWESAIPYLPGLIRSFTVRYHLVALVPDAGLPLGALGALAAPSVPSALLWLVAGSAVLLTLSIFIFSQRDYP